The Cellvibrio zantedeschiae genomic sequence GCGCGACCGTACTGGTTTGGGCATGATGGAATGTAAAAAAGCACTTGGCGAAGCTGATGGCGACGTGGAGTTGGCGATTGAAAACCTGCGTAAAGTATCTGGTTTGAAGGCTGCTAAAAAAGAAGGCCGTACTGCTGCTGATGGCGTTGTTGCCGTTAAAGTTGCTGCTGACAACAGTTACGCTGTTGCAGTGGAGGTTAACTCAGAAACTGACTTCGTTGCACGCGATGCAGGCTTCCTTGCTTTCGTAAACTCTGTGGTAGAAAAAGCTTTCGCTACTAAAGAAACCGACGTAGCTAAATTGACTGCTGGTGAGTTGGAAACAGCTCGTGAAGCATTGGTTCAAAAAATCGGTGAGAAAATCAGTGTTCGTCGCGTTAGCCTTGTTGAAGGTGGTGTGGTGAGCGGCTACTTGCACTTGAACAGCCGTATCGCGGTATTGGTTCAATTGGAAGGCGGTAACGACGAAATTGGTAAAGACATCGCTATGCACGTAGCTGCTGTTAACCCAGTAGTTGTTAGCTCTGATCAAATGTCTCCAGAAGTTGTTGAGAAAGAAAAAGAAATCATTCGTGCTCAACCAGATATGGCTGGCAAACCAGCTGAAATCGTTGAGAAGATGATTGTTGGCCGTATCAACAAGTTCCTGAAAGAAAGCAGCTTGGTTGACCAACCTTTCGTTAAGAACCCGGAGTTGACTGTTGCTCAGCACGCAAAAACTGCAGGCGCAACTGTTAAGAGCTTTGTGCGTTTGGAAGTAGGTGAAGGCATCGAGAAAGAAGTTGTAGATTTCGCTGCTGAAGTTGCTGCCCAAGTTGCCGCTACCAAGGGCTAAATCTTTCTTCGAAAGACACTCAAAACCCGCACAGGGTAACTTGTGCGGGTTTTTTTTATGGCATTAAAAATTGATTGGCTTGTGTTCTATGTGCGGCGGGCTAAGCTGGTTTTGTCAAAAAAAATATTTATGGAGCTGTTATGAAAAAATTTGGAATTGCTTGTGCGTTTATTTGCTTGTCTGCCTCTGCGTTGGCAGATGGTTTTTATGTTGCGGCGGATCTTGGGCAAGTTAAGTGGGATTTTGATGTGGCGACGACTGATAAGACTTCCTTGGCCGTCGCAGGAGGTTATAAGTTCTCGCTACCGTTTAAGGACACTATGGCGGTCGAGCTAGGTTATCGCCAATTAGGTGTTCATAACGACAAGGATGCTTTGTATGCATATCGCAGCGAATTTAATGCGCTGCAATTGTCGGTGATTGCGAGCCACTCTTTTTCACCGCAGCTAAGCGCATATGGCCGCTTGGGTGTTGCGCAATTGGATATTGATTGGCGAGCTACTCGTATAGGAGCGCCTAATATTATTAATAAAGAATCCGTTACTAAGGACCGTGTATTTTACGGTGTTGGGGCGCGTTACACGTTTAGCGAGAAATTATCTGCGCGTCTGGAGTATTCATATTTGAATTGGGAAGATGTGCGTTTTACGGGTCCGAGTTTGGGGCTTGAGTACAGTTTTTAAAGCTGGTCAGCCCCTGAGATAAAAAAGCCGCTCAAGTTAATTTGCGCGGCTTTATTTATTTCTTGCTGTGGGTAAATGAATAATTCACCGGCTTGTTTTCTTTTGTTGGCTGGTTAAGCTAGGCTTAGTGAATATTAAATAGCGTATATACAAAGGAAGCGTAGAGTTAATGCAAAATAATAATAGTTGGCAAGTTATCGCAGAGGGAGTTATTGAAAGTCATGGAGCAAAAGAATCCATAGTCATAGCAGTATCAAAAACCTTTCGCATTGATGGATCTAAAGCACAGCAGTTGTTGGATGGAAAAGTGCGCACTATCAAGAAAAATATTCCGCGTTCGCAGGCAGAAAAATACCGTTCAATACTTATTGAATTAGGAGTCAAAGCAAGTATTCGGCAAATGCCGGATGTTGTTGCCCCTGTTTCTCCTATATCTTCGCCTGCTTCCGCTCCTTCAACGAATTCTCTTGCAGGTTTGACATTAGAGCCTATGGTGGAGTCTCTGCAAGTCGATGATCCCGCTATCGCTCCAGTCGTTACTCCAATTGCTATTCAGGGTTTTATAACCTGCCCCAAATGTCACACTAAGCAAAAGCCAGCTGATGAGTGTAAAGAATGCGGCGTTATTATTGCGCGCTACCGGCAGAAGGTGAATGAAGCACAAGATGCGCTACAAGACGTGCCTGATGATCATGAGCCGCCACACGGACTTTCTTTTTTAAATAGCTTACCAAAAATATATCTAGCTATTGCTGCAGTTATTGTTTTTATCGGTTGGAAATTTTTTTTGGATTCCGGAGATTATTTGCCTGTTGGAAATAATAGCCATGCCGTTGCACAAAGAGGTGCATTGACAGAATCTTTTAGTAAGCCTCATACGGATTTGCAGCATTTGCGGAGTCTGGTGGAGAGTGAGCGTTACGCTGAGGCTGAAAAAATCGTCCAGGAATTACAAGATAAAGTTCTTATCGATATTCTTTGGGAGGAAACCTATCAGGATACTTTGGATGGCATATCCGCTGAAAATAAATTTTCACTCGCATCTTTAAATGATTGGATTTCACAATCTGGTTCTGCTATTGCTTATTTGGCTCGCGGTGCTTACTTCGTTACCGAAGGAATTAATGCTCGCGGAAAA encodes the following:
- the tsf gene encoding translation elongation factor Ts: MAAVTPALVKELRDRTGLGMMECKKALGEADGDVELAIENLRKVSGLKAAKKEGRTAADGVVAVKVAADNSYAVAVEVNSETDFVARDAGFLAFVNSVVEKAFATKETDVAKLTAGELETAREALVQKIGEKISVRRVSLVEGGVVSGYLHLNSRIAVLVQLEGGNDEIGKDIAMHVAAVNPVVVSSDQMSPEVVEKEKEIIRAQPDMAGKPAEIVEKMIVGRINKFLKESSLVDQPFVKNPELTVAQHAKTAGATVKSFVRLEVGEGIEKEVVDFAAEVAAQVAATKG
- a CDS encoding porin family protein → MKKFGIACAFICLSASALADGFYVAADLGQVKWDFDVATTDKTSLAVAGGYKFSLPFKDTMAVELGYRQLGVHNDKDALYAYRSEFNALQLSVIASHSFSPQLSAYGRLGVAQLDIDWRATRIGAPNIINKESVTKDRVFYGVGARYTFSEKLSARLEYSYLNWEDVRFTGPSLGLEYSF
- a CDS encoding DUF4034 domain-containing protein, with the translated sequence MQNNNSWQVIAEGVIESHGAKESIVIAVSKTFRIDGSKAQQLLDGKVRTIKKNIPRSQAEKYRSILIELGVKASIRQMPDVVAPVSPISSPASAPSTNSLAGLTLEPMVESLQVDDPAIAPVVTPIAIQGFITCPKCHTKQKPADECKECGVIIARYRQKVNEAQDALQDVPDDHEPPHGLSFLNSLPKIYLAIAAVIVFIGWKFFLDSGDYLPVGNNSHAVAQRGALTESFSKPHTDLQHLRSLVESERYAEAEKIVQELQDKVLIDILWEETYQDTLDGISAENKFSLASLNDWISQSGSAIAYLARGAYFVTEGINARGKRFAKDTTQEQFAKEEELHELGIKDLHKALVLDPQLFPAYTFLLMTASSATDTSKDWMDKAARIAPGGYYFRYQYLRSLMPKWGGSYAEMNEFADSLESLGDKNPRLWLLKGFALAEEAHTAMHADKFNKAISLYSEALQFGIARDWLTKRAYALEMEGEDKKALADINLVLEIYRTSNNAEQLRMKAHLEQKL